The nucleotide window ATCGGGTAAGTTTGCCTCTAATCGCTGATACCCTTGCTGGAGTTGATTTCTGACTTGAGCGGGTGCGATCGCTTCGCCTTCGGCTTGTAAATAAGCGGCGATGCGGGTTTCACTCCACTTAAAAGTTAACGCCATGATGATGATTAACCGCATGAGCGCAGGTAACTGCTCTAATGCCGCCTCCAGATAACACCATAATGGCGGTGGTGCAGCTTGCAGGCTATAGTGAATAGACTCCACTGGGGGTAACTCCGCTTGATTGATGCAGACGGCTGTCATGTTAATCAGCCAGCTTTGGAAGGTATTAGACTCACTCGCCGCCTCTTTGATAAAGTCCATTCCCCGCAATTCATAGAAAATATGACGCCAAGTCAGGGCAAAGAGGTAGTCAGCTTGCACAGGCGATCGCGCCGAATGACGAATTAAGGTATAGACAATCGGACTATAGCGGCAAAAAATCGCCGTGAAATACTTTCCCTGTTCCGGATAGCGCTGAAACAGAGTCACCAGTTCGCGATCGCTGTAGTGAAACAGGGATTTGACTAGCGGATGGTTGGATTCAGAAAAATGTGGAATATGCACAGTCTTTACGTTCTAGCTAGAATTCCGAATGCGCGGCGTTAACTCTCCAGTAGATGCCTCCCTTATGCAGGTGTTATCCCTTTTGTCAAGGATTTAACAGTGAGTTGCTGACGCCTATCATACTTAGCGTGTAAGTTGTACCTACCAGAGCATTAGCATAGCTCGTTGAGCTTAGCTAAAATTAGTAACATCTAGTAACATCTATAGGACATCAGATGGTATTCATCATAAACCTGTAACAGGAAAACCGATTCGTCAAACTTAAATCAACTCAACATAGCTTGTCAGAATGATTCTATCAGTTGATATTATTGCCTTTCGACTACCGCTCCTGCCTTTGGGTGCTTTTTTACCGTCTCTGCCATTAGATAGCCTTTTTTCCACCCAAGGCATTATGGTTATGCTCTTGGCAGCTTACGCGGTGGCGATGTGGATGTTTCTCACCAGTGCGCCAAAAGTACATACCATTATGGTGTCTGATTTGGAGGTGGCACGGCAGTTTTACGAAGGCTTGCTGGAATTGTCCGCAGCGGAAGTTCCTCTACATTACTACTACNNNNNNNNNNNNNNNNNNNNNNNNNNNNNNNNNNNNNNNNNNNNNNNNNNNNNNNNNNNNNNNNNNNNNNNNNNNNNNNNNNNNNNNNNNNNNNNNNNNNNNNNNNNNNNNNNNNNNNNNNNNNNNNNNNNNNNNNNNNNNNNNNNNNNNNNNNNNNNNNNNNNNNNNNNNNNNNNNNNNNNNNNNNNNNNNNNNNNNNNNNNNNNNNNNNNNNNNNNNNNNNNNNNNNNNNNNNNNNNNNNNNNNNNNNNNNNNNNNNNNNNNNNNNNNNNNNNNNNNNNNNNNNNNNNNNNNNNNNNNNNNNNNNNNNNNNNNNNNNNNNNNNNNNNNNNNNNNNNNNNNNNNNNNNNNNNNNNNNNNNNNNNNNNNNNNNNNNNNNNNNNNNNNNNNNNNNNNNNNNNNNNNNNNNNNNNNNNNNNNNNNNNNNNNNNNNNNNNNNNNNNNNNNNNNNNNNNNNNNNNNNNNNNNNNNNNNNNNNNNNNNNNNNNNNNNNNNNNNNNNNNNNNNNNNNNNNNNNNNNNNNNNNNNNNNNNNNNNNNNNNNNNNNNNNNNNNNNNNNNNNNNNNNNNNNNNNNNNNNNNNNNNNNGAGTTCCATTGGAGACATATCATGATCATGATTCACTCTTTGCAGTTACCGCATGACTGGAGATCATGTTCGACTCACGGGTCAGCTTTTCATAGAACCCGTTAATTTCAAAGATTTGATTACTGTTTCACCACCCGATCACTCGCCAATTCACTTAAAAAATGGCGAAGCGTGAAACAAGTCCTACTCTTCAAAGTTTTAGTGCAACGACAGAGATAATCCGAAATTTTGATTACTTATGTCTCACTTCATGCTGAGGCGGTTAGGAGGAGTTATATACCCCTGAGCATGAATAATCGGAAAAAACCGAGTGAGACTCAACAAGAGTGAGGTTTTTGCCATGAATATTCAAGGAAAGACTGCTTTGGTTACCGGAGCATCGCGGGGAATTGGTCGCGCGATCGCCCTCGAACTTGCCAAACAAGGTGTTAAGCGCCTAGTCTTAGTCGCACGCGATCGCCAACGTTTAGCAGCCGTGGCGACGGAAATTGAAAATTTAGGAGTCGAAGTCGCTATTTTGGCGTTAGATTTAACCCAACTGGTAGACGTCAATGTGGCAATTGCTCGCGCTTGGCGTACCTATGGACCTGTTCACATCTTGGTTAACTGTGCAGGCGTTGCCCACCAAACTCCCTTTTTGAACGCGAAACTGCCGAAGATGCAGGAGGAGCTGGCAATTAACTTGATGGGACTATACACGATTACCCGTCTGCTTGCCAAACGAATGGCAGCTCAACGCCAAGGGATCATTATTAACGTCTCCAGTTTAATGGGCAAAGTCGCCGCGCCGACGATGGCGACGTATTCCGCCACCAAGTTTGCGATTTTAGGCTTCACCCAAGCCTTGCGGGGCGAACTAGCACCCTATAATATCCGGGTGATTGCCTTGCTCCCCTCCCTCACGGATACTGATATGGTGCGGGGTTTACAGCTATTTCGCTGGGTTATGCCCATGACACCTGAGCAAGTCGCCAAAGCCCTAGTCACGGGACTGCAAAAGGATTCACCGGAAATCCTGGTGGGATGGCAAAGTCATTTAGCCGTCTGGTGCAGTCGGATTGCGCCGTGGCTGATGGAGAAGGTATTAAAAATGGCAGCGCCTCTCTCCCGCACAGGTGCATTACCCCCTGTGGTTCCCAGTCATCATTGAGCCGAATTGGACAATTGTGGATAAGGCTTGGCAACCTAATAGGGGCTTGGCAACCAAGCCCCTACTCAAAACTACGCCAGACGCCGACTAATACACCCTGTACCTCTACCTTTTCTGTTTCCACTTCTATGGGCGGATAATTAGAATTAGCAGGTTGCAGGGTGATCCTATCCTCTTGCCGATAAAAATGTTTTAGTGTTGTACCGTATCCTTCGACTCTAGCGGCGACAATCTGACCATTTTTCAGTTGATCAGGTTCAGGAACAGGCTGCATAATCACCAAATCCCCTTCTCGAATTAAGGCTTCAATCATGCTATCCCCTGTAACCCGGAGGGCAAAGTTACCGGGTTGGGTGAATAAACCGGATAAATCAATCCGATCCATCCCATCGGTAAAAGGTTCCACCATCCCCCCCGCCGCGATCGCACCCAGAACAGGTACTCCTGATGCCGTACTGCTGAGAATCCGAATCGTCCGGGCTTTGCCTTCTGTCCAATCGATATATCCTTTATTGCGTAAATGTTCGAGCCGACTCTGAATCGGTGCAGGCGATCGCAGGTTCATCGCCCGCATCATTTGCCGGATTGAGGGCGCGTGTTGGGCGGTTTGAATATAGTCAACCAGCCAATTATAGAGTTCTTTCTGGGCTTGGGTGAGGGGTTCCATAATCCTACAAATTACACTAGAGTTTGACGGTACAGGTCGCGGGTGCAGATGGCTTAACCATTTATTCAACTAAACGAATACTATTTACTATAAGCCATTAGTAGTACTAATGTCCTATCTGGGTTCAGTTAAATGAGTTTTGTGTAGGGGCGGGTTTCACGATTAACGGTTTTGACCTCACCCAGATGTAAGTAAACCCGCCCTGACTTAAACATAGGTTTTACCGCTTCTAAAAACCTAGACAAACCTACCCATCAGTAATTCTGCCTTGGTATAAGTCCACGGTGTAACTTTTGGTCGATAACCGTTAACGCTTGCGCTTGGCTGATACCCGGCATTGTTGCTCGATATCAGCCTTAACCAATGGCTCCCAGTTAGAGACACTATAGTAATCGTGCCTACGATTGACTACAGGGCATCGACCAATAAAATTATTAAATTGATATAGAGCGCTCCATACGTGCTTTCTCGGATTCACTCCGAGATAGGCGGACACAGAGCGCGGCAATCTCTCACTTAAGTTCATGCCTCTTCTGGCAATTGCTAGGGCAGCTGCCACATCAGATGATAGTCCATACATCCGACTATATTTAACACAGCCGATCAAACTCGTGTAAGCTGGATTGACAAACACAAGAGTTATTCCTCGATTGGATAAAATCGATGACAAAATTTGATAAAAACGACTGTATGCCCAGGCAGAAAGCATTCGAGCATATTTTTTTGTTCGCTCTCTAAGTTGAGCTTTTTTTCTCGAAAAATCTAAGTTTTCACACAGAACCGGGCAAGCGAAACTCCTGGCTAAAGCTGCCAATTTCAAACAAACATCGACAAGTTGAGCATCTTGTTTACCTGTGGGCAAACCCGTCTGAAAAGGAAGAGTTCCCTGCGCTCTTAAATTTCCTTGACCATCAACATAAGCCCAACCGATAGAACTAGGATTTAGATCGATACCCAAGGCACCATACTTAATTTCTCGACTAACTTTCTCTACCGATGCGGGTGTGAATTGAACAGCGACCACCCAGCGATTATCCTTTCTATAGAAGTGCCATGTTTTCGCACCACTATTGGGTAATCTATTTATCTTTCTGGAGAAGCTGCCAATTTTTGATGTGACATATTTCCCAAATTTGGCTTCCAGACAATCGGGAACTCTCAATTTGAGCGTATCTCCAGACCATTGACAAGTTTGATTCCCATAACTTTCATCCTTTGAACCAACAATAAAGACTGACCCTCTGGATACCTTCACTCTAATTTTCGCCCTCAATAGATGTTTAATTTGATTGTGAAGTCGGTGGATATATCGCTTTTTATGATGCCGACCTTGACGCAGATGATACCAGTTAGTTTTTTTCGTCTTGAGGTTTGACGACAAGGGAAAATTACAGCCTTTTGGGGAGGATTGCCAGTTCTTTTTTCTATAGAACTTCCCAGCCAATTTAATTTTCTTTGTGGCTTTGGCTACCCAATCTTTCGCTGACTTAACTCGTGATTCTAATTGCTTTATCTGGCGCTTTCTACATTCTTTGGCTGAGGAGGTTTTTCCTCTGGCTAATGCAATTACTCCGTTAGCATAACGCTTACTGAGTCCGTATTTCTCTTGAATATGACTATTCCAACTGGATTGATTGAATTTTATTTCTTTATTTAATAAATGGTTAACGGTTTCAACTGTTGCTTGATAGAATATATCAGACAATGACGTTAAAAACATCTCCAAGTCGGTGAAACCGATGGGGTTAAGTTCATCGGCGGGAGTTGGCAAGCCTTTGCAATAAGTTATCGTCGTCATAGCTTTTTGGCTACCTCCCTCAGTTCTGACTAGATACTCGCGGCTACGCCAACGGTTAATTCGTTACCCGATTTATTGCCAATTAAGTCAACAATATCATATCGACTCCGGACCGCCAGCCGTCCGAGAAGATCGAATGAGAGCCGTTGAGTTGCCATCGGTGCAACGTGCAAGACCGTCACACCTAGTCGAGTAGCCGCTTCTTGGGGAGTTAAACTAGACATTTACTGATTATATCATAGAAAATGTCCAGTTATGTCAATAATTGTCTAGGTATTGGCGGACTGTTAGTTAACCCCTGCGCTCACTCATGGGGATTGGGCGAAGCATTCGCGTCGAAACTTGGGTAAAAAACCGATAGATATGGGCGCGAATGCTTCGCCCCTACGAATGTATTTCCTCCTGTACCCCCGCGCCCCTCTGCTGGCTTAATCCGCGCCTAACAGACTAGCGAGTAACGCTTTCTGGGCGTGCATCCGGTTTTCGGCTTGATCCCATATCCGCGATCGCGAACCTTCCATCACCTCGTCAGTAATCTCTTCGCCTCGGTGGGCGGGTAAACAGTGCAACACGATCGCATCCTTTGCCGCTAAACTCAACAGTTGTTCATTGACCTGGTACGGTAAAAAGACCGGAATTCGCGCATCAGCCGACGCCTCCTGACCCATACTTGCCCAGACATCGGTATAAATCACATTAGCGCCCTTAACGGCTGCCTTTGGATCATCCGTAATCGTCACTTCACTGTTGACCGCCAGTTGTTTAGCTCGATCTACAATTAAACTATTCGGTTGGTAAGTTGATGGTGTGGCAACTCTGACATTCATCCCCATGAGGGCGCATCCTACCATGAGTGAGTGAGCCACATTATTACCATCTCCCAAATACACTACCGTCGCACCCGCTAGTGAGCCGAAGCATTCTTGAATGGTCAATAAGTCTGCCAAGACCTGACAAGGGTGTTCTAAGTCAGTCAGGGCGTTGATAATCGGAATCTGAGCATACTCAGCAAAGGTTTCTAGTTCTTTTTGCTCGAAGGTGCGAATTGCCAGGATGTCCAGATACCGATCCAAGACCCGGGCTGTATCTACCACAGGTTCTCCTCGACCCACCTGGGTGACATTGGGGTTCAAGTCAATCACTTGACCCCCCAGTTGGTACATTGCCACCGAAAAACTGACTCGGGTTCGGGTCGATGCCTTATAAAACAAAAGCCCTAACACCTTATTGCATCGCAGGTTAACCTGACCGGTTTTCAACTGGATAGCTAGATGCAACAGTTCGTGAATTTCATCCGCACTCAGGTCAGCTAAACCTAACACGTCTCGTCCTTGTAATGCCGTCATGTTCCTTCTCCGATGACTCAGTGGATCGGCGCTTGCCAGAAAGCACGTTGGCTGAGGTAATCTCACCCAGCACCACTTTTTACCGATGTCAGTCTCCTACGGCTACCCAGGTTTTGGCAAGAAGCACCGTGCTAAAAATTTAGCAGATTTTTATCGGATCAGTTTAATTTTGAGGCGGATGATGTAGAATAATAGTTTTTTTTCGGAAGCGTTGAGAACCGATCGCCAATACCAACTCTTGATCCCCTGTAGATTCCGTGAGTTGGCATTGACTTGATTAAATCGATGCATTTAACCATCCTAAACTCTAAACCTTATGAAACGCTCCGTCATCCTTCTCTGTGTCGTTGCCATTATTAGTACCAATCTTGGTTTTTTCTATCTGGCATCTGGCTATCTTACTGAAGAATTCTATCCCACTCAAAAACTCCTCTGGCTGGTTTTGAGCGTAGTGAGTCTGAGTTTAATTTTGGCACTCCCGATCGCCTTAGGATTGATTAAGGCTTTTTCTACTGTGCAAGATAATACCAAAAACCCCCGGTTTGGTGAGGTTCCCACCTCGCTCCCGTTTCAGGATAACCCCAACAGTAAACAATCCGGCGATCGCATCTCCTCAATCATCGCTGCCCAACTCGCCACAAACCAAGCCTTAACCACCAATAAAGATACCACGCCCCCCGTTCTCAACCCGCCCGTTAACCAACAGCCACCCTTTCGCGATCGCCTCCATGAAATCGCTGACGATTTGTCTGATCAAGACCTTGATTTTCTTTCCCAGGAGTCAAATATTAACCCTTCTGCATTGATGGCAAACGTTAAGCAGGTTGTCAATTTTACCGATACCCTTTTCGATGCCTTCAGCTTAAAGCCCAATCCTCCTCAACCTCTCAATCCGTCAGTCGATCTACGCTCCATCACTCAAGACGTGTTAGAGCTTTGTCAACCCTTAATCCGGCAAAAAAATTTACAATTACGCAACTCCATCGTTGCCGATTTCCCCCAATTTAAAGCTGATGCCGATCAATTGCAGCAAATTTTGTATAACTTAATCATTGACATGATTAAGTTTACCGAACAAGGCGCGATCGACGTTTCAGCCACGATTACCCCTGATCAATTAAAACTGACTATCGCTGATATCGGCATCACTATTCCGGCAGAGCAATTACTAGAGAATGCTTATAGTGCCACCATCCAACAGTACAGCAGTACCGCCGTAGGATTGATCTTGACCCGACGTCTGGTCGAACTCAATGGCGGTCAACTCCGGGTTGAATCAATCGGCAACCAGGGTTCACGCTTTATTTTGACGCTACCCATTTCTGAAAATCAACAAATCCCATTAGCCGCGTCTGGGGAAAAGCCTCTCTCTCTAGTAAAACCCACCAATAAAATACCTGCCAAATTTAAAACCTCTCCTGTTTTTAGCCAATCATTCAGGATTTTAATTGTAGACAATGAATCGGTCAATTGGCAACCCCTACTCAAGCTATTTTTGTCTTCTCCCAATTACAGCGTCAAACGAGTATCTAATGGCAGTCAAGCTTTAGCGGAAATCGAAAAAGGGTTTCAGCCTAACTTGCTGATTGTAGATACCGGAATTTCTCCCATGGATGGCTATGAACTTTGTCAAATAATTCGCACTTTTTTCTCAGCCAATGAATTGCCGATTATTCTCGTTGACGATAAAGAAAACCAACCGGATTGGCAAAAAATAGGGAACTACCGGATCAATGATTATTGGACGAAGCCGATAAAACCCAATGAGATGATTGCTCGAATTAATCCTTATCTGAAACTGAACCAGATCAATGCCAACTGCGACCGCTTCATTCCGCCTAAATTACTACAGATTTTAGGGTATACCAACCTCGGTGAGGCTCAATTAGGGGATTGCGTTCAACGAGATATGACGATTATGTTTGCCGATATTCGGTCATTTACTACTCTATCTGAGAAAATGTCGCCCCAGGAAAATTTTGATTTCATCAACAATTATTTTAAGAAAGTTGTCCCCACTATCCGTCAGCACAATGGTTTTGTGGATAAGTACATCGGGGATGCAATCATGGCAGTCTTTCCCGAAAAAGCTGAAGAAGCATTAGACGCGGCGATTGAAATGCAAAAACAGATCGCTATCTATAATGGTAAGCAGGAAGAAAACGGAACCCTACCGATTTCAGTTGGCATGGGACTCCACAGTGGTAGTCTGATGTTAGGTACCATTGGAGAAGAACAACGGATGGAGGCAACAGTCATTTCTGATGCCGTGAATCT belongs to Coleofasciculus chthonoplastes PCC 7420 and includes:
- a CDS encoding SDR family NAD(P)-dependent oxidoreductase, translating into MNIQGKTALVTGASRGIGRAIALELAKQGVKRLVLVARDRQRLAAVATEIENLGVEVAILALDLTQLVDVNVAIARAWRTYGPVHILVNCAGVAHQTPFLNAKLPKMQEELAINLMGLYTITRLLAKRMAAQRQGIIINVSSLMGKVAAPTMATYSATKFAILGFTQALRGELAPYNIRVIALLPSLTDTDMVRGLQLFRWVMPMTPEQVAKALVTGLQKDSPEILVGWQSHLAVWCSRIAPWLMEKVLKMAAPLSRTGALPPVVPSHH
- a CDS encoding adenylate/guanylate cyclase domain-containing protein; its protein translation is MKRSVILLCVVAIISTNLGFFYLASGYLTEEFYPTQKLLWLVLSVVSLSLILALPIALGLIKAFSTVQDNTKNPRFGEVPTSLPFQDNPNSKQSGDRISSIIAAQLATNQALTTNKDTTPPVLNPPVNQQPPFRDRLHEIADDLSDQDLDFLSQESNINPSALMANVKQVVNFTDTLFDAFSLKPNPPQPLNPSVDLRSITQDVLELCQPLIRQKNLQLRNSIVADFPQFKADADQLQQILYNLIIDMIKFTEQGAIDVSATITPDQLKLTIADIGITIPAEQLLENAYSATIQQYSSTAVGLILTRRLVELNGGQLRVESIGNQGSRFILTLPISENQQIPLAASGEKPLSLVKPTNKIPAKFKTSPVFSQSFRILIVDNESVNWQPLLKLFLSSPNYSVKRVSNGSQALAEIEKGFQPNLLIVDTGISPMDGYELCQIIRTFFSANELPIILVDDKENQPDWQKIGNYRINDYWTKPIKPNEMIARINPYLKLNQINANCDRFIPPKLLQILGYTNLGEAQLGDCVQRDMTIMFADIRSFTTLSEKMSPQENFDFINNYFKKVVPTIRQHNGFVDKYIGDAIMAVFPEKAEEALDAAIEMQKQIAIYNGKQEENGTLPISVGMGLHSGSLMLGTIGEEQRMEATVISDAVNLASRLEGLTKIFGASIIFSEKFLLSLDNPLSYNYRFLGKVPVKGRKKAVSVFEAFDGEPLTSVNLKIKHRGKFELGIHLFYSRKFAEGYKIFKGICQENNQDKTALFYMKRCRKFHKLWMWGQWDDFNSKRYQF
- the argF gene encoding ornithine carbamoyltransferase, which encodes MTALQGRDVLGLADLSADEIHELLHLAIQLKTGQVNLRCNKVLGLLFYKASTRTRVSFSVAMYQLGGQVIDLNPNVTQVGRGEPVVDTARVLDRYLDILAIRTFEQKELETFAEYAQIPIINALTDLEHPCQVLADLLTIQECFGSLAGATVVYLGDGNNVAHSLMVGCALMGMNVRVATPSTYQPNSLIVDRAKQLAVNSEVTITDDPKAAVKGANVIYTDVWASMGQEASADARIPVFLPYQVNEQLLSLAAKDAIVLHCLPAHRGEEITDEVMEGSRSRIWDQAENRMHAQKALLASLLGAD
- a CDS encoding RNA polymerase sigma factor, whose product is MHIPHFSESNHPLVKSLFHYSDRELVTLFQRYPEQGKYFTAIFCRYSPIVYTLIRHSARSPVQADYLFALTWRHIFYELRGMDFIKEAASESNTFQSWLINMTAVCINQAELPPVESIHYSLQAAPPPLWCYLEAALEQLPALMRLIIIMALTFKWSETRIAAYLQAEGEAIAPAQVRNQLQQGYQRLEANLPDDIREIYLQKATDNAEGKSEFNAVAV
- a CDS encoding IS200/IS605 family element transposase accessory protein TnpB, whose amino-acid sequence is MTTITYCKGLPTPADELNPIGFTDLEMFLTSLSDIFYQATVETVNHLLNKEIKFNQSSWNSHIQEKYGLSKRYANGVIALARGKTSSAKECRKRQIKQLESRVKSAKDWVAKATKKIKLAGKFYRKKNWQSSPKGCNFPLSSNLKTKKTNWYHLRQGRHHKKRYIHRLHNQIKHLLRAKIRVKVSRGSVFIVGSKDESYGNQTCQWSGDTLKLRVPDCLEAKFGKYVTSKIGSFSRKINRLPNSGAKTWHFYRKDNRWVVAVQFTPASVEKVSREIKYGALGIDLNPSSIGWAYVDGQGNLRAQGTLPFQTGLPTGKQDAQLVDVCLKLAALARSFACPVLCENLDFSRKKAQLRERTKKYARMLSAWAYSRFYQILSSILSNRGITLVFVNPAYTSLIGCVKYSRMYGLSSDVAAALAIARRGMNLSERLPRSVSAYLGVNPRKHVWSALYQFNNFIGRCPVVNRRHDYYSVSNWEPLVKADIEQQCRVSAKRKR
- the lexA gene encoding transcriptional repressor LexA; this translates as MEPLTQAQKELYNWLVDYIQTAQHAPSIRQMMRAMNLRSPAPIQSRLEHLRNKGYIDWTEGKARTIRILSSTASGVPVLGAIAAGGMVEPFTDGMDRIDLSGLFTQPGNFALRVTGDSMIEALIREGDLVIMQPVPEPDQLKNGQIVAARVEGYGTTLKHFYRQEDRITLQPANSNYPPIEVETEKVEVQGVLVGVWRSFE